In the Campylobacter lari genome, TATATTTAAGTCATAGGGCTTTAAGTCGTTTTGTGTGTCAAGCAAATGGTAATGATAAAGACATTACTCATGCGGCTGAAGAGTATTTTGGTAGAAAAGTAAGTATTTTTATTTCTGTGCTTTATTTCTTTGCAATTTTTCCAATTTGTTTAGCATATTGTGTAGGTATAACTAATACTTTTGAGAGTTTTATTTATAATCAATTCTTACCACTTTTAGATCCAAATGGTTCTTTTGCAAATGCAATTAGTGTTATGTATCAAACAAGTGTTAATGAGCAAGGAAAAACTATAGCTAATTTACTTCCTTTTTATAGAGCACTTTTTGCTTTTGTTTTAGTAAGTATTTTTATGCTTATTATGCTTTTTAGTGAAGAATTAATCACTAAAGTATGTGAATGGCTTGTGTATCCTTTATGTGCTATTTTATTTTTATTTTCTTTATATCTTATCCCACAATGGTCGTTTGAAAGTTTTAGCGCTATTCCAGGAACAAAAGAATTTATCACTATAGTATGGCTAACTTTACCAGTTTTAGTATTTTCATTTAATCACTCACCAGCGATTTCTACTTTTTCTTTAAGTGTAAAAAGACAATATCCTGAAAATTCAGTACAAAAAGCAAATCAAGTATTGTTTAGAACTTCTGTAATGTTACTTGCCTTTGTTATGTTTTTTGTGGTATCTTGCGTGCTTTCTTTAACTCCTGCAGAACTTGCTGAAGCTAGAGCGCAAAACATACCTGTGCTTTCTTATTTTGCTAACAAACTTGACAATCCATTTATTTCTTATGGTGGTCCATTAATCGCATTTTTAGCAATTTCTAGTTCTTTCTTTGGGCATTATTTTGGTGCTAGAGAGGGTGCTTATGGTATAGTTAGAAAATGTTGTAAATTAGCAGGCAATGAAAACCCTGATTTGAAAAAAATAGCAGTTTACTCAACCTTAGTAATGTATATTATTATGTTGATTACTGCTTATGTAAATCCAAGTATTTTAGGTTTTATTGAAAGCTTAGGTGGACCGATTATTGCTGCGATTTTATTCTTAATGCCTATGATTGCAATTTATACTGTTTCTAAAATGAAAAAATTCCAAAACAAAGCTTTGGATGCATTTGTATTTATCACAGGTGTTTTGACAATCATTACTGTAATTTATACTTTTTAAGGTGCTAGTGAATGAGTAGTAATTTAAGTATATTTAAAGTTGGTGTTGGTCCTTCTTCTTCTCATACCTTAGGACCAATGTTAGCAGGGAATATGTTTTGTGAAAAAATCAAAGATAAAATCACGCAAATTACAAAAATTCAAATCAAGCTTTATGGCTCTTTATCACTTACTGGTAAAGGCCATTTAAGTGATAAGGCTATTATATGGGGT is a window encoding:
- a CDS encoding aromatic amino acid transport family protein translates to MLSLFGTAVGAGILFLPIKAGVGGFWPVVVMALIIFPMVYLSHRALSRFVCQANGNDKDITHAAEEYFGRKVSIFISVLYFFAIFPICLAYCVGITNTFESFIYNQFLPLLDPNGSFANAISVMYQTSVNEQGKTIANLLPFYRALFAFVLVSIFMLIMLFSEELITKVCEWLVYPLCAILFLFSLYLIPQWSFESFSAIPGTKEFITIVWLTLPVLVFSFNHSPAISTFSLSVKRQYPENSVQKANQVLFRTSVMLLAFVMFFVVSCVLSLTPAELAEARAQNIPVLSYFANKLDNPFISYGGPLIAFLAISSSFFGHYFGAREGAYGIVRKCCKLAGNENPDLKKIAVYSTLVMYIIMLITAYVNPSILGFIESLGGPIIAAILFLMPMIAIYTVSKMKKFQNKALDAFVFITGVLTIITVIYTF